One segment of Methanobrevibacter wolinii SH DNA contains the following:
- a CDS encoding formylmethanofuran dehydrogenase subunit A, giving the protein MEYILKNGIVYDPANEVNGEKKDVYFKDGKIVEDVSSAAKVIDVTDKIVMPAGVDTHAHIAGPKLVLGRLYRPEDSRRGVTQKTKVEKGESGFSIPSCPTTGYRYSRMGYGTVCEAAMPPLEAKHTHEEIGIIPNIDVNPLTLFGNNWIVMELAKEGDIDGLAAFISAWLKITKGYGVKIVNPCGSEAWGWGMNVHGYNDSAPYFDVSSKEVVRALAKANEKLGLPHSIHIHPNDLGHPGNTPTTLETLDSLKDVVKSTKKTASVRDQTVHCCHMHFHSYTGTNWRNAGSGAPEVAKFMNHCKYATGDVGQVTFDETTTMTADAPMEYDLYRLSGLKWVNADIECETAAGIIPCIYSKKAPVSALQWGIGMELFLLIDNPWQINLTTDHPNAGPFTRYPRIISWLMSAPKRNQMIESHEIHKWAEKRTMVASIDREYDFYDIATITRAANAKIHGFTDRGNLSVGSNADIAVYDINPNDFDPSKNPETVERAFSRAKYTIKDGQIMVKDGEIVSTKPSHVIWSNVKGMEEQEKAIIDKVMPFFKQYYSVKWENYKVHDHFLSNPIRVDVE; this is encoded by the coding sequence ATGGAATATATACTTAAAAATGGTATTGTTTACGATCCTGCTAATGAAGTAAACGGTGAGAAAAAAGATGTATACTTCAAAGATGGTAAAATCGTTGAAGATGTTTCTTCTGCTGCAAAAGTTATTGATGTAACTGATAAAATCGTTATGCCAGCAGGTGTAGATACACACGCTCACATTGCAGGACCAAAATTAGTTTTAGGAAGGTTATACAGACCTGAAGATTCAAGAAGAGGAGTTACCCAAAAAACTAAAGTAGAAAAAGGAGAATCTGGATTCTCTATTCCTAGTTGTCCTACAACTGGATACAGATACTCAAGAATGGGATATGGTACAGTTTGTGAAGCAGCTATGCCTCCTTTAGAAGCAAAACACACTCATGAAGAAATTGGAATTATTCCAAACATTGATGTAAACCCATTAACCTTATTCGGTAACAACTGGATTGTAATGGAACTTGCAAAAGAAGGAGATATTGATGGTCTTGCTGCATTTATTTCAGCTTGGTTAAAAATTACTAAAGGATACGGTGTAAAAATTGTAAACCCATGTGGTAGTGAAGCATGGGGTTGGGGTATGAATGTACACGGATACAATGATAGTGCACCATACTTTGATGTATCTTCTAAAGAAGTTGTAAGAGCTCTTGCAAAAGCAAATGAAAAACTTGGACTTCCTCATTCTATACATATACACCCTAATGATTTAGGACACCCAGGAAACACTCCAACAACTCTTGAAACTCTTGATTCACTTAAAGATGTTGTTAAAAGTACTAAAAAAACAGCATCTGTAAGAGATCAAACTGTCCACTGTTGTCACATGCATTTCCATTCTTACACTGGAACTAACTGGAGAAATGCTGGATCAGGTGCTCCTGAAGTAGCTAAATTCATGAACCATTGTAAATATGCAACTGGAGATGTTGGTCAAGTAACCTTTGATGAAACTACAACCATGACTGCAGATGCACCTATGGAATACGATTTATACAGATTATCTGGATTAAAATGGGTTAATGCAGATATTGAATGTGAAACTGCTGCAGGTATTATCCCTTGTATTTACTCTAAAAAAGCACCAGTAAGTGCTTTGCAATGGGGTATTGGTATGGAATTATTCTTATTAATTGATAATCCATGGCAAATTAACTTAACTACTGATCACCCTAATGCAGGACCATTCACAAGATACCCAAGAATTATCTCTTGGTTAATGAGTGCTCCAAAAAGAAATCAAATGATTGAAAGCCACGAAATCCATAAATGGGCTGAAAAAAGAACAATGGTCGCAAGTATTGACAGAGAATACGACTTCTATGATATTGCTACTATTACAAGAGCAGCTAATGCTAAAATCCATGGATTTACTGATAGAGGTAACTTATCTGTTGGTTCTAATGCAGATATTGCAGTATATGATATTAACCCTAATGACTTCGATCCATCTAAAAACCCTGAAACTGTTGAAAGAGCTTTCAGTCGTGCAAAATACACAATTAAAGATGGTCAAATTATGGTTAAAGATGGAGAAATTGTTAGTACTAAACCTTCCCACGTAATTTGGAGTAATGTTAAAGGTATGGAAGAACAAGAAAAAGCAATTATTGATAAAGTAATGCCATTCTTCAAACAATACTACTCAGTTAAATGGGAAAACTACAAAGTACATGACCACTTCTTATCTAACCCAATTAGAGTAGATGTAGAATAA